The following are encoded together in the Mammaliicoccus vitulinus genome:
- a CDS encoding 2-hydroxycarboxylate transporter family protein, producing the protein MNTKTNMKALTQEELLLENNFKSLGDKLIKAKVGVLPLPLYVVLAAIILAASVYNTLPADMIGGFAVIMILGILLGDLGQRIPILKEIGGPAILALLVPSILVFLDLINTSSMEAVTTLMKTSNFLYFYISCLVVGSILGMNSKVLIQGFTRMFVPLVVGTILAVSAGLLVGLLFGYDIKHTLFYIVVPIIGGGIGEGILPLSIAYSSILGGSAESFVSQMIPAAVIGNIFAVVCAGLMMRLGEKKTHLSGNGKLVKSENNDDIPEEKEKEKVIDFSLMGAGLLIACSFFIVGTLGEKFIGMPGPVIMILFATLIKCLKVMPHKMEDGAHNLYKFVSTSLTWPLMVGLGMLYIPLEDVVKIVTPAYIVICASVVLTMITSGYFVGKLMKMYPVDSAIVTGCHSGLGGTGDVAILSASKRMALMPFAQVATRIGGVSTVIMASLLLKLLS; encoded by the coding sequence ATGAACACGAAGACAAATATGAAAGCGCTTACTCAAGAAGAGTTACTGCTTGAAAATAATTTCAAAAGCTTAGGGGATAAATTAATAAAAGCTAAAGTCGGTGTATTGCCTTTACCGCTTTATGTCGTTTTAGCTGCAATTATATTAGCCGCATCCGTATATAATACATTACCAGCAGACATGATTGGTGGTTTTGCTGTCATTATGATTTTAGGAATTCTATTAGGTGATCTTGGTCAAAGAATTCCAATTCTTAAAGAAATAGGTGGACCTGCTATTTTAGCATTACTTGTACCTTCTATTTTAGTCTTTTTAGATTTGATTAACACGTCTTCTATGGAAGCGGTTACGACTTTGATGAAGACTTCTAACTTCTTATATTTCTACATTTCTTGTCTTGTAGTCGGAAGTATTTTAGGTATGAATAGTAAAGTATTGATTCAAGGATTTACACGTATGTTTGTACCTTTAGTAGTCGGTACGATTTTAGCTGTATCTGCTGGTCTATTAGTTGGATTACTGTTTGGTTATGATATTAAACATACATTATTTTATATCGTTGTACCTATTATCGGTGGGGGTATTGGTGAAGGTATTTTACCGTTATCAATTGCGTATTCATCTATTTTAGGAGGATCGGCAGAGTCATTCGTTTCTCAAATGATTCCAGCAGCTGTTATTGGTAATATTTTTGCAGTAGTTTGCGCGGGTCTGATGATGCGCTTAGGTGAAAAGAAAACACACCTTTCTGGAAATGGAAAATTAGTAAAATCTGAAAATAATGATGACATACCTGAAGAGAAGGAAAAAGAGAAAGTCATTGATTTCTCACTTATGGGAGCAGGGTTACTTATTGCATGTAGTTTCTTTATTGTAGGTACGCTCGGTGAAAAATTCATCGGTATGCCAGGACCTGTTATTATGATTTTGTTTGCAACGCTTATTAAATGTTTAAAAGTGATGCCACATAAAATGGAAGATGGTGCACATAACTTATATAAATTTGTCTCTACAAGTTTAACTTGGCCGTTAATGGTTGGTCTTGGAATGCTGTATATTCCACTAGAAGATGTCGTAAAAATTGTTACACCAGCGTACATTGTTATATGTGCATCCGTTGTATTAACAATGATAACATCTGGTTATTTCGTAGGTAAATTAATGAAAATGTATCCAGTAGATTCAGCTATTGTGACAGGCTGTCATAGTGGTTTAGGTGGTACAGGAGATGTTGCGATTTTATCAGCATCTAAACGTATGGCACTCATGCCTTTTGCACAAGTTGCAACGAGAATAGGCGGTGTGTCTACCGTTATTATGGCATCACTGTTATTAAAATTATTAAGCTAA
- a CDS encoding NAD(P)-dependent malic enzyme: MTERDESSKSIHLHHEHAGKIEITSKVEVNTEEDLSVVYTPGVSEVCKAIAEDESRADTLTARGNMIAVITDGTAVLGLGDIGPKAAIPVMEGKSILFKKLANVDAFPISLDTKDTEEIISIIKALQPNFSGINLEDISAPRCFEIEKRLIEEMDIPVFHDDQHGTAIVVLAALINALKVVEKEDDNAKIIINGAGSAGIAIAKLLLEAGYKNITLVSLEGVLNQSESWLNSTQQEIAKYTNLDNQTGTLEDVIQHADVFIGVSGPKALTKQHVRTMNDNPIIFALANPTPEIYPEEAYEAGAAIVGTGRSDYPNQINNLLAFPGIFRGVLDAQTQRITTEMKIAAAKAIAATIEEDELSTNYVIPNALEKRVVEQVAESVKKCVEDQHKVLV; this comes from the coding sequence ATGACTGAAAGAGATGAAAGTAGTAAATCCATTCATTTACATCATGAACATGCAGGTAAAATAGAAATCACGAGCAAGGTTGAAGTGAATACGGAAGAAGATTTAAGTGTCGTATATACGCCAGGTGTTTCTGAAGTTTGTAAAGCCATTGCAGAAGATGAATCGAGAGCGGACACACTAACAGCACGCGGGAATATGATTGCTGTTATTACAGATGGCACTGCTGTGCTTGGGTTAGGTGATATTGGACCAAAAGCAGCAATACCGGTTATGGAAGGTAAGAGTATCCTTTTCAAAAAATTAGCAAATGTGGATGCCTTTCCGATATCTTTAGATACAAAAGACACTGAAGAAATCATATCCATCATAAAAGCATTGCAACCTAATTTTTCAGGGATAAACTTAGAAGACATATCTGCACCACGTTGCTTTGAAATAGAGAAACGATTAATCGAAGAGATGGATATTCCCGTATTTCATGACGATCAACACGGAACGGCAATTGTCGTGCTTGCAGCGTTAATCAATGCACTTAAAGTTGTAGAGAAAGAAGACGATAATGCAAAAATTATTATAAATGGCGCAGGGTCAGCAGGAATCGCAATCGCGAAGTTGTTGTTAGAAGCGGGATATAAAAACATTACATTGGTCAGTCTAGAAGGTGTCTTAAATCAATCAGAATCATGGCTAAATAGTACGCAACAAGAGATTGCAAAATATACAAACCTTGATAATCAAACCGGCACATTAGAAGACGTTATACAACATGCAGATGTGTTCATCGGCGTGTCAGGACCAAAAGCATTAACAAAACAACACGTACGAACAATGAACGATAATCCAATCATATTTGCATTAGCCAACCCAACACCAGAAATATATCCAGAAGAAGCATATGAAGCAGGTGCGGCAATAGTTGGAACAGGACGTTCAGATTATCCTAACCAAATCAATAACTTACTAGCATTCCCAGGGATATTTAGAGGCGTATTAGACGCACAAACACAACGCATAACAACAGAAATGAAAATCGCTGCAGCTAAAGCAATCGCTGCAACAATAGAAGAAGATGAACTAAGTACGAATTACGTTATTCCAAATGCATTAGAAAAAAGAGTCGTAGAACAAGTCGCAGAATCCGTTAAGAAATGCGTGGAAGATCAACACAAAGTATTGGTATAA
- a CDS encoding PTS transporter subunit EIIC, with product MSKSYENMSKELISAVGGIQNIDEYYHCATRLRIKVKDKSKLNRKSLENIEGISASIIQGNEVQNVVGTDVNAFYLEFSEYIKANEQHTSNYDNGKETKKDKSFISLTSKILDFISGVLIPIMPVFLASGLLLAILNVCVNVFGFSDKSGTYHVFSSIALAGFYFLPIYVGFQAAIKLKIPPVMGAFLGAITVFDGINNTKNLDILGVPIKETVYNGTIIPSIIGVLCLSIIYKWLDKKLIKEVKYFITPILSISITAPLVLFIFGPLGTMISELLANLFIFLSGKLNWLAFSIYSGVYPIMVVFGIDKGTIPISLNNITNLGFDSLVLPAALASNTAVGSAALTVGFWSKNKKTKSLGYSAGITGILGITEPALFGFLIPYRKAFMGAIIGAVIGGLFGGIMNIVQGAQIAPGLVALTTFYVGSSPAQNIINGFITLIISVVSSFIATSILIKRDKNIIDDEKNRDEGE from the coding sequence ATGTCAAAAAGTTATGAAAATATGAGCAAAGAATTAATTTCAGCAGTTGGCGGAATTCAAAATATTGATGAATACTATCATTGTGCTACTAGACTCAGAATCAAAGTGAAAGATAAAAGTAAACTTAACAGAAAAAGCTTGGAAAATATTGAAGGAATATCTGCCTCAATCATACAAGGCAATGAAGTTCAAAATGTAGTTGGAACAGATGTTAATGCATTTTATCTAGAATTTTCAGAGTATATTAAAGCAAATGAACAACATACTTCTAACTATGATAACGGTAAGGAAACAAAGAAAGATAAATCTTTTATATCATTAACGTCAAAAATATTAGATTTTATTAGTGGCGTATTAATTCCAATAATGCCAGTATTCTTAGCTTCTGGATTATTATTAGCTATCTTAAATGTATGTGTAAACGTATTTGGATTTAGTGATAAAAGTGGTACTTATCATGTGTTTTCTAGTATAGCTTTAGCTGGTTTCTACTTCTTACCGATATATGTAGGATTTCAGGCTGCAATAAAATTAAAAATACCACCTGTTATGGGTGCATTTTTAGGAGCGATAACTGTTTTTGATGGCATAAATAATACGAAAAATCTTGATATTTTGGGTGTTCCTATTAAAGAGACAGTATACAATGGGACAATTATTCCATCAATTATAGGCGTTTTATGCTTATCAATTATATATAAATGGTTAGATAAAAAATTGATAAAAGAAGTTAAGTATTTTATAACACCAATTTTATCAATTAGTATTACAGCACCACTTGTATTATTTATTTTTGGTCCGTTAGGAACTATGATTAGTGAGTTGTTAGCTAATTTATTTATTTTTCTAAGTGGAAAACTAAACTGGTTAGCTTTTTCTATTTATAGTGGTGTATACCCTATTATGGTGGTATTTGGTATTGATAAAGGAACTATACCTATTAGCTTAAATAATATTACTAATTTAGGATTTGATTCATTAGTATTACCTGCTGCATTAGCTAGTAATACAGCTGTGGGAAGTGCCGCATTAACAGTAGGCTTTTGGTCTAAAAATAAAAAAACCAAAAGTTTAGGTTATTCAGCGGGAATAACAGGAATACTGGGTATAACAGAACCTGCACTTTTTGGTTTTTTGATTCCTTATAGAAAAGCTTTCATGGGGGCTATTATAGGTGCAGTAATTGGCGGATTATTCGGAGGAATTATGAACATTGTTCAAGGCGCTCAAATTGCTCCAGGATTAGTTGCACTTACAACTTTTTATGTTGGCTCATCACCTGCACAAAACATTATAAATGGATTTATTACTTTAATAATTTCAGTTGTATCTAGCTTTATTGCTACTTCAATACTTATAAAAAGAGACAAAAATATTATTGATGATGAAAAAAATAGAGATGAGGGAGAATAG
- a CDS encoding LysR family transcriptional regulator, with translation MNLNDLEIFKTVYESDSINQAASKLKYAQSNISQRINHIEKYLEVKLFIRSNNGIEPNEEGKEFYNYCLRVLNETEFIKTKIKNNKQTLLCSELLFSYLTQQNKFFTDSDIDIATTTEINKKLQNKIYNKVISFNKIPNYVLEKTETLNLAFFNNDKDNHLIPLLINRDEQCPLRQLSLKVKTEHQNILEIDSLEAIISLVELGKGTALLPIYLENNREIERDSLIQYSLDYYYHKISK, from the coding sequence ATGAATTTAAATGATTTAGAAATATTCAAAACAGTATACGAAAGTGATTCTATTAACCAAGCTGCAAGCAAGCTAAAATATGCTCAATCAAATATATCCCAAAGAATTAACCACATTGAAAAGTACTTAGAAGTAAAACTATTTATCCGTTCCAATAATGGAATAGAACCTAATGAAGAAGGAAAAGAATTTTATAATTACTGTTTAAGAGTCTTGAATGAAACAGAATTTATAAAAACTAAAATTAAAAATAATAAACAAACCTTACTTTGTTCAGAATTATTGTTCAGCTATTTAACACAACAAAATAAATTCTTTACAGATTCGGATATAGATATTGCTACAACAACTGAAATTAATAAAAAATTACAAAATAAGATATACAATAAAGTAATCAGCTTTAATAAAATACCTAACTATGTCTTAGAAAAAACTGAAACATTAAATTTGGCTTTTTTTAACAACGACAAAGATAATCACCTTATTCCACTTCTAATAAACCGAGATGAACAATGCCCTTTAAGACAATTATCTTTAAAAGTGAAAACCGAACATCAAAATATTCTTGAAATAGATTCTTTAGAAGCGATTATAAGTTTGGTTGAATTAGGAAAAGGCACTGCTTTATTGCCTATTTATTTAGAAAACAACAGAGAGATAGAAAGAGATTCATTGATTCAATATAGTTTAGACTATTACTATCATAAAATTAGCAAATAG
- a CDS encoding AbrB family transcriptional regulator, protein MSEPTNKAYAKVYKSGNGQVISIKKDMLEKAGFKIGDELVMNVKGNQIVLEKPNTFKDRWRKFIEDGGEYERGEYDWGESVGREEW, encoded by the coding sequence ATGAGTGAACCAACCAATAAGGCATATGCTAAAGTATATAAAAGTGGTAATGGCCAGGTTATCAGTATTAAAAAAGATATGTTAGAAAAAGCAGGTTTTAAGATAGGGGATGAACTTGTTATGAATGTTAAAGGTAATCAAATTGTATTAGAAAAACCGAATACATTCAAAGACCGTTGGAGAAAGTTTATTGAAGATGGTGGAGAATATGAACGTGGTGAATACGATTGGGGAGAATCAGTGGGGCGTGAAGAATGGTAA
- a CDS encoding M24 family metallopeptidase: protein MNIQLKKTNPPVMSDYNDQIILSDKIYADRKNNLISSMENKGVDVAVIYADREHAANFEYFTGFVPRFEEALLVVHRDGKSYLVLGNENMKMAKFSRLSCEAIHAPILSLPSQPMYDQENLDEILTKSGITSEKVVGIIGWKLFTTQQNNSTLFDLPYFIIESIQSISKSLLNITDILISPLYGIRTMHSAEEIAYLEYGSTLAGVCMFNTLNNVNLKKTEVELANSLSYGGQPHTVTTITANGDRFSNAIVYPRDKKISLGHKISLTVGYKGGLSSRAGYVANTSEDLNESEKQYLEKVAIPYYTAITTWLENFKIGTKGDDFYNLINDIFPKEQYGWELNPGHFTATEEWLSSPFYPNSQCTIKSGQVYQIDIIPSVKGYGGVSCEDGVAIADHDLRNKIKETYPDLWQRFERRRNYIIEELGIHLPEEVLPMNDIVAYYRPFLLNQETTLVSE from the coding sequence ATGAATATACAACTCAAAAAAACGAACCCACCCGTAATGTCTGATTATAATGATCAAATTATTCTATCTGACAAAATATACGCTGATAGAAAAAATAATTTAATATCAAGTATGGAAAATAAAGGTGTAGATGTCGCTGTTATATATGCTGATAGAGAACATGCTGCTAACTTTGAATATTTTACTGGCTTTGTACCGAGATTTGAAGAAGCTTTATTGGTCGTTCATAGAGATGGTAAATCTTATTTAGTACTTGGTAACGAAAATATGAAAATGGCTAAGTTCTCAAGGTTATCTTGTGAAGCCATTCATGCGCCGATACTTTCCTTACCTAGTCAGCCTATGTATGATCAAGAGAACTTAGATGAAATATTAACAAAAAGTGGTATAACTTCAGAAAAAGTAGTTGGGATAATTGGATGGAAACTATTTACAACTCAACAAAATAACTCAACATTATTTGATTTGCCGTATTTTATAATTGAATCTATTCAATCTATATCTAAGTCTCTCTTAAACATTACAGACATACTGATTTCTCCATTATATGGCATACGAACAATGCACTCAGCTGAGGAAATAGCTTATTTAGAGTATGGCTCTACATTAGCTGGAGTTTGTATGTTCAATACATTAAATAATGTTAACTTAAAAAAGACTGAAGTCGAATTAGCAAATAGCCTATCTTACGGTGGTCAACCTCATACTGTCACTACCATAACTGCAAATGGCGATAGATTTAGTAATGCCATTGTTTATCCGAGAGATAAAAAAATAAGTTTAGGTCATAAAATTTCCTTAACAGTTGGGTATAAAGGCGGCTTATCAAGTAGAGCTGGATATGTTGCAAATACTAGCGAAGATCTAAATGAATCTGAGAAACAATATTTAGAAAAAGTTGCCATACCTTATTATACAGCTATAACAACATGGCTAGAAAATTTTAAAATTGGTACTAAAGGTGACGACTTTTACAATTTAATTAATGATATTTTTCCAAAAGAACAATATGGTTGGGAATTAAATCCAGGTCACTTTACTGCAACAGAAGAATGGCTATCATCTCCATTCTATCCAAATTCACAATGTACGATAAAAAGCGGACAAGTATACCAAATAGACATCATCCCAAGTGTTAAGGGATATGGTGGGGTAAGCTGTGAAGATGGTGTAGCAATAGCAGATCATGATTTAAGAAATAAAATTAAAGAAACTTATCCTGATTTATGGCAAAGGTTTGAGAGAAGACGAAATTATATCATTGAAGAATTAGGTATTCATTTACCTGAAGAAGTATTGCCAATGAACGATATCGTCGCTTACTATAGACCATTCTTATTGAATCAAGAAACAACTTTAGTTAGTGAATAA
- a CDS encoding M81 family metallopeptidase codes for MKVLVGFFNAESNTFSEKNCTLDDFVIKESQEMQNSMQGLDVFRKNNIDIIPSIYANGYAQGMIDFEAFDYIEKKLLNSIKENIDRIDGIYLFLHGGSYVKDLVGNSGEHHLIDKIREIVGPYFPIAVVMDPHGNISKDFIEKCTLVRCYRESPHTDIDETYNHVAELFSEFLNNRKDITPTYLKIPIMLGGERSSSKDEPLKSINVLLDEIESNERILSASYHIGFVRQDNYTCGAGVVVIPSDNKYRNDALKKAQEIKNYVLDNKEKFHFTGNAKLPEEALKEAMDYHKGVVIVSDSGDNTTAGAPGNSLFMLKQLLDIKNYHHKKILISAITDISNTEYLLNQDVGKVIHINLGERKEDKLNVSATILKKGKLKCLSIFGSAEDIVGEVVLLKLDKVDITLIVSNHFTSFAEINQFTELGIHPRDYDIVIVKQGYIFPELEEVADHTIMSLTPGDTYQLTENLEYKRIYRPMYPIDQF; via the coding sequence ATGAAAGTTTTAGTTGGTTTTTTTAACGCAGAATCTAATACATTCAGTGAGAAGAATTGTACTCTAGATGACTTCGTAATCAAAGAATCACAAGAAATGCAAAATTCTATGCAAGGTTTGGATGTGTTTAGAAAAAACAACATAGACATTATACCGAGTATCTATGCTAATGGATATGCTCAAGGCATGATTGATTTTGAAGCATTTGATTATATAGAGAAAAAATTACTGAATTCTATAAAAGAAAATATAGATAGAATAGACGGTATTTATTTGTTTTTACACGGTGGGAGTTACGTTAAAGATTTAGTTGGAAATTCAGGTGAACATCATTTAATTGATAAAATAAGAGAGATTGTTGGACCTTATTTTCCTATTGCAGTAGTTATGGATCCTCATGGAAATATCTCTAAAGATTTTATAGAAAAGTGTACTTTAGTTAGATGTTATAGAGAATCACCGCATACAGATATTGATGAAACGTATAATCATGTTGCAGAATTATTTAGCGAATTCTTGAATAACAGAAAAGATATCACACCGACATATCTCAAGATACCAATTATGTTAGGAGGGGAACGGTCTTCATCTAAAGATGAACCTTTGAAATCTATTAATGTTTTATTAGATGAGATTGAAAGTAATGAGCGAATATTAAGTGCATCATATCATATTGGTTTTGTTAGACAGGATAATTACACATGTGGGGCAGGAGTTGTCGTAATACCTAGTGATAATAAGTACCGAAACGATGCGTTAAAAAAAGCTCAAGAGATAAAGAACTATGTTTTAGACAATAAAGAAAAATTTCATTTTACTGGAAATGCAAAGTTACCAGAAGAAGCACTGAAAGAAGCAATGGACTATCATAAAGGAGTAGTTATAGTAAGTGATTCTGGTGATAACACGACTGCTGGAGCACCTGGAAATAGTTTGTTTATGCTTAAACAATTATTGGATATTAAAAATTATCATCATAAAAAAATTTTAATTAGCGCTATAACGGATATCAGTAACACCGAGTATTTACTAAATCAGGACGTCGGAAAAGTTATTCATATAAATTTAGGCGAAAGAAAAGAAGATAAATTAAATGTTTCTGCTACAATATTGAAAAAAGGAAAATTAAAGTGTTTATCTATTTTTGGGAGTGCTGAAGATATTGTAGGTGAAGTTGTCTTATTAAAACTAGATAAAGTTGATATTACGCTTATTGTATCAAATCATTTTACTTCTTTTGCAGAAATTAATCAGTTTACTGAATTGGGAATACATCCGAGAGACTATGATATTGTAATCGTTAAACAGGGCTATATTTTTCCGGAATTAGAAGAAGTAGCTGATCATACTATTATGTCTTTGACACCTGGGGACACATATCAATTGACTGAAAATCTTGAATATAAAAGGATTTATAGACCAATGTACCCTATAGATCAATTTTAA
- a CDS encoding DUF4865 family protein, with translation MYAMQYEIKLPNDYDMDIIRNRVKMNGFKTDNFPGLSLKAYLIKEKDHNNITNIYAPFYLWNDSEGMNKFIFDGYYDNIISSFGWQKISIGIKYEAKIEKNIKKSRYLVEEYIDIQPVSSIKKLDIKSSFECYENTLSEVIIYNPEKWKVVKFSFVENLPNKLNEHVSYYEILHISN, from the coding sequence ATGTATGCAATGCAATATGAAATTAAATTACCAAACGATTATGATATGGATATCATTAGAAATCGAGTTAAAATGAATGGCTTTAAGACTGATAATTTTCCAGGATTATCCTTAAAAGCTTATTTAATTAAGGAAAAGGATCATAATAATATTACCAATATTTATGCTCCATTTTATTTATGGAATGATTCTGAAGGAATGAATAAATTTATATTTGATGGATATTATGACAATATTATTTCCTCATTTGGCTGGCAGAAAATTAGTATAGGCATTAAATATGAAGCTAAAATAGAAAAAAATATCAAGAAAAGCCGGTATTTAGTTGAAGAATATATAGATATTCAACCAGTATCTTCAATAAAAAAGTTGGATATCAAGTCTAGTTTCGAGTGTTATGAGAATACTCTTTCCGAAGTAATCATTTATAATCCTGAAAAGTGGAAAGTAGTTAAATTTTCATTTGTAGAAAATTTGCCTAATAAGTTGAATGAGCATGTGAGTTATTATGAGATTTTGCACATATCTAATTAA
- a CDS encoding DeoR/GlpR family DNA-binding transcription regulator: protein MKDQLTQNSRFKYIYNLLKLDGEVKSKKLSEELSVSLMTIHRDLKEMEEKGYLELVHGGAIQKSDNNIEYPMFIKTSEFVEDKKKMGYYARSLIKDGQSIFLETGSTPYFVARELIHLKKSVFYTNSMLILNTLSRIEDLELHTIAGKYRELSNGFTGFEALRNIQNYNFDICFIGTESISSDGIVSLPNQEDAHTKMAVMNQSKKKVLVTDSTKFNKTSLYTIGHIKDFDYVITNLDVHSKVYTQIKEMNENLISIKEY, encoded by the coding sequence ATGAAAGATCAATTAACACAAAATAGTCGATTCAAATATATATATAACCTATTAAAGTTAGACGGCGAAGTTAAGAGCAAAAAATTATCCGAAGAGCTATCTGTTTCGCTTATGACGATCCACAGAGACTTAAAAGAAATGGAAGAAAAGGGTTATTTGGAACTCGTTCATGGTGGTGCTATCCAGAAAAGTGATAATAACATTGAGTATCCAATGTTTATTAAAACATCAGAGTTTGTTGAAGATAAAAAAAAGATGGGTTATTATGCGCGTTCTTTAATAAAGGATGGACAAAGTATTTTTTTAGAAACGGGATCGACACCTTACTTTGTTGCTAGAGAGTTAATTCATTTGAAAAAAAGTGTCTTTTATACAAATTCTATGTTGATTTTAAATACATTATCACGTATTGAAGATTTAGAATTGCATACTATTGCGGGTAAATATCGTGAATTATCAAACGGTTTTACTGGCTTTGAGGCACTACGCAATATTCAAAATTATAATTTCGATATATGCTTTATTGGTACAGAGTCTATCTCAAGTGACGGCATTGTTTCTTTACCTAATCAAGAAGATGCACATACTAAAATGGCTGTTATGAATCAATCGAAGAAAAAAGTCCTCGTTACTGATAGTACGAAGTTTAATAAAACATCACTATATACAATCGGTCATATTAAAGATTTCGATTATGTTATTACAAATTTAGATGTACATTCTAAAGTTTATACACAAATAAAAGAAATGAATGAAAATTTAATCAGTATAAAGGAGTATTAA
- a CDS encoding response regulator has product MLKILIVEDDPMVAQINSQFIEKIDPQASVEIAQNVTEAMAVLEEKEIGLLLLDIYMPEENGLNFLKYVREQGYKVDAILITAASDVDDIQTAFRYGAVDYLIKPFEFERFKKSLLKYKQGQNFFNENRNLKQADIDAELLSKKIIEHEMDLKLPKGVTKETLHMLIEKMNDFEKNEFSTDDISKAVNISRVSVRKYLKFLTDIDVLEESLTYGIGRPIYFYKFKEDNLKYLKAYME; this is encoded by the coding sequence ATGTTAAAAATACTCATCGTTGAAGATGATCCAATGGTAGCCCAAATCAATAGCCAGTTTATTGAAAAAATAGATCCTCAAGCTTCAGTAGAAATTGCACAAAATGTCACAGAAGCAATGGCTGTCCTAGAAGAGAAAGAAATCGGTTTATTATTGCTTGATATATACATGCCAGAAGAAAATGGATTAAATTTTTTGAAGTATGTCAGAGAACAAGGTTATAAAGTAGATGCCATTTTAATCACGGCAGCATCAGATGTAGATGATATCCAAACAGCATTTCGTTACGGAGCCGTGGATTACTTAATTAAGCCATTTGAATTCGAACGATTTAAAAAGTCATTGTTAAAATACAAACAAGGACAAAACTTTTTTAATGAAAATCGCAATCTTAAACAAGCAGACATAGACGCCGAGTTATTAAGTAAGAAAATCATAGAACACGAGATGGATCTTAAATTGCCAAAAGGCGTAACAAAAGAAACACTACACATGCTCATTGAGAAAATGAATGACTTTGAAAAGAACGAGTTTTCAACAGATGATATCTCGAAAGCTGTGAATATTTCTAGAGTATCCGTACGAAAATACTTAAAATTTTTAACCGATATAGATGTACTAGAAGAATCTCTAACATATGGAATAGGCCGACCAATCTATTTCTACAAATTTAAAGAAGACAATCTGAAATATTTAAAAGCTTATATGGAATAA
- a CDS encoding type II toxin-antitoxin system PemK/MazF family toxin, producing MVKQYDIIKLNLNPVQGNEKGNYRPCLVVNITEFTKQSGFAWVIPITSRKQSRYPTDVIVETEKGLINGVVDCAHIRTVDLYTRSHQKVDVLKANKIEEVKDILTGIMDL from the coding sequence ATGGTAAAACAGTACGATATTATTAAATTAAATCTAAATCCTGTTCAAGGCAATGAAAAAGGAAATTATAGACCATGTTTAGTCGTAAATATTACAGAGTTCACGAAACAATCTGGTTTCGCATGGGTTATACCTATTACATCACGTAAACAGTCACGCTATCCTACAGATGTTATAGTTGAAACAGAAAAAGGATTGATTAATGGTGTTGTAGATTGTGCTCACATTAGAACAGTTGATTTATATACACGTTCCCATCAAAAAGTTGATGTACTAAAAGCAAATAAGATAGAAGAAGTAAAAGATATTCTAACAGGTATTATGGATTTGTAA